One genomic segment of Funiculus sociatus GB2-C1 includes these proteins:
- a CDS encoding bifunctional orotidine-5'-phosphate decarboxylase/orotate phosphoribosyltransferase gives MNFFDKLLQAIERNQSLLYVTLDPEAENQNKTLSDISDRLHLINETANYVCAYKLTLGFYQALGIPGLELLQQTLAAIPGDIPVILDAKHSDINTSTVFAETVFEKWQVDACTLSPYAGLDMAAPFLVYPGKAVFVECYTGNPSAAVLQEYPSIGRPFYLHLVKETKNWGTPEQLGLEVSGAIPEILGRIRTTAPERLILVQGWSEDQNLEQILAAGLNAYGDGLLLPVPPNLLTAEHPAEAVQSLRDTVNNQRLKIVQESPTCDLWLPDVCFLQPSPHRDTILQLYDIGCIVFGDHVQASGAIFPYYIDLRKIISQPQIFHQILSAYSEILKNLHFDRIAGIPYGSLPTATGLALRLDRPMIFPRKEVKSHGTKRVIEGHFQPGEKIVVVDDILITGKSVMQGAEKLKDAGLNVEDIVVLIDHEKGVKDRLRENGYQGHAVLTISEIAETLYQSGRINSEQFQVLSH, from the coding sequence ATGAACTTTTTCGATAAGTTACTTCAAGCAATTGAACGCAATCAAAGCTTACTGTACGTAACACTCGACCCAGAAGCGGAGAATCAGAACAAAACCCTGAGCGACATCTCCGACAGGCTACATCTGATCAATGAAACCGCCAATTATGTCTGTGCATATAAATTGACTCTTGGCTTTTATCAGGCGCTTGGCATCCCAGGCTTAGAACTACTCCAGCAAACCTTGGCAGCCATCCCCGGTGACATCCCGGTAATTTTAGACGCGAAACACAGCGACATCAACACCAGCACAGTATTTGCCGAAACTGTATTTGAAAAATGGCAGGTTGATGCTTGTACGTTGTCACCTTACGCTGGACTCGACATGGCGGCACCTTTTTTGGTTTATCCAGGCAAAGCAGTCTTTGTCGAGTGCTACACTGGCAATCCCTCAGCCGCCGTCTTGCAAGAATATCCAAGCATCGGGCGACCTTTTTATCTGCATCTGGTGAAAGAAACCAAAAACTGGGGAACGCCAGAACAACTGGGGCTAGAAGTAAGCGGGGCCATACCGGAAATTTTAGGTCGCATCCGCACCACTGCGCCAGAACGTCTCATCTTAGTGCAAGGGTGGTCAGAAGACCAAAACTTAGAGCAAATTTTAGCGGCTGGCTTAAACGCCTATGGAGACGGGTTACTCCTTCCAGTTCCCCCAAATTTATTAACCGCCGAACATCCAGCCGAAGCCGTCCAATCCTTACGCGACACGGTGAATAACCAGCGTCTGAAAATTGTACAAGAAAGCCCCACCTGTGACCTGTGGCTTCCGGATGTCTGCTTCTTACAGCCTTCTCCCCACCGAGACACGATTTTGCAACTTTACGATATTGGCTGTATTGTGTTTGGCGATCATGTGCAAGCGTCTGGAGCTATTTTTCCCTACTACATCGACCTCCGCAAAATTATCTCCCAACCGCAAATTTTTCATCAAATTTTAAGTGCCTACTCGGAAATTCTTAAAAACTTGCACTTTGACAGAATTGCCGGAATCCCTTATGGTTCATTGCCAACTGCTACGGGGTTAGCGCTACGTTTAGATCGTCCGATGATTTTCCCACGTAAGGAAGTGAAATCCCACGGTACTAAACGAGTAATAGAAGGGCATTTTCAGCCTGGAGAAAAAATTGTGGTGGTGGATGATATTCTCATAACCGGCAAAAGTGTAATGCAAGGGGCGGAAAAGTTAAAAGACGCTGGATTAAATGTAGAAGATATTGTGGTTTTGATAGACCATGAAAAGGGCGTAAAAGACAGGCTGCGGGAAAATGGCTATCAGGGTCATGCGGTGCTAACAATTTCGGAAATTGCCGAAACTTTGTATCAATCTGGCCGCATCAATTCTGAGCAATTCCAAGTTTTAAGCCATTAG
- a CDS encoding Spy/CpxP family protein refolding chaperone encodes MKMKSLFFLPGAIALMLAASPMIPAFTNVAFAGPGRAGGAGMKYNQLNLTDAQKAQMQQIKESTRQQMDAIFTPAQKEQMRLAKEQRQRPNLNLTEDQKSRLQAVRQSTKSQMEALLTANQKQQLEQLRQEWRQRRQQTQS; translated from the coding sequence ATGAAGATGAAATCTTTGTTCTTCTTGCCAGGAGCGATCGCGTTGATGCTTGCTGCTTCCCCAATGATTCCCGCTTTCACCAACGTTGCTTTTGCTGGCCCTGGTCGCGCTGGTGGCGCAGGAATGAAGTACAACCAGCTGAATTTGACTGATGCTCAAAAAGCACAAATGCAGCAAATTAAAGAGTCTACGCGGCAGCAAATGGATGCTATTTTTACCCCGGCGCAAAAAGAACAAATGCGCCTTGCTAAAGAACAACGCCAAAGACCTAATCTGAACCTAACTGAAGACCAAAAATCAAGACTCCAAGCGGTTCGCCAGAGTACCAAGAGCCAGATGGAAGCACTGCTGACTGCTAACCAAAAACAACAACTTGAGCAATTACGTCAAGAATGGCGCCAACGCCGTCAACAAACACAGTCCTAA
- a CDS encoding type II toxin-antitoxin system PemK/MazF family toxin, with product MTFNPGDVVTVDFPGVTGVKRRPAVVLSSATYHANRPDVIVGLITTQTTGLGVTDYVLQDWQAAGLRVASVFRSFIVTLPPSANLVCIGQLSERDWQGVRDCVKVALAELDNSEP from the coding sequence GTGACCTTTAATCCAGGTGATGTGGTCACCGTTGATTTTCCTGGTGTCACAGGTGTTAAACGTCGTCCTGCTGTCGTGTTGTCCTCGGCAACCTATCATGCAAATCGCCCTGATGTAATAGTCGGGCTGATTACGACTCAGACAACTGGGTTAGGTGTAACCGATTACGTGCTTCAGGATTGGCAAGCAGCAGGTTTAAGGGTTGCGTCTGTTTTTCGGAGTTTCATTGTAACCTTGCCTCCCTCTGCCAACTTGGTTTGCATTGGGCAGTTATCAGAACGTGATTGGCAAGGCGTTCGAGATTGTGTCAAGGTGGCTCTTGCAGAATTAGACAATTCAGAACCCTAG